One Bos taurus isolate L1 Dominette 01449 registration number 42190680 breed Hereford chromosome 16, ARS-UCD2.0, whole genome shotgun sequence DNA window includes the following coding sequences:
- the NPPB gene encoding natriuretic peptides B precursor, protein MDPQTALSRALLLLLFLHLSLLGCRSHPVGGPGPVSELPGLQELLDRLRDRVSELQAEQLRVEPLQQGQGLEETWDSPAAAPAGFLGPHHSILRALRGPKMMRDSGCFGRRLDRIGSLSGLGCNVLRRY, encoded by the exons ATGGACCCCCAGACGGCGCTGTCCCGGGcgcttctgcttctcctcttctTGCACCTGTCGCTGCTAGGATGTCGTTCGCACCCGGTGGGTGGCCCCGGCCCGGTCTCGGAACTACCTGGGTTACAG GAGCTGCTGGACCGTCTACGGGACAGGGTCTCGGAGCTGCAGGCGGAGCAGCTGCGCGTGGAGCCCCTCCAGCAGGGCCAGGGCCTGGAAGAAACCTGGGATTCCCCGGCGGCAGCCCCCGCGGGGTTCCTCGGGCCCCACCACAGCATCCTCCGGGCCCTGCGGGGCCCCAAGATGATGCGCGACTCTGGCTGCTTTGGACGGAGGCTGGACCGTATCGGCTCCCTCAGCGGCCTGGGCTGCAACG TGCTGAGGAGGTACTAA
- the NPPA gene encoding natriuretic peptides A precursor — protein MGSSAITVSFLLFLAFQLPGQTGANPVYGSVSNADLMDFKNLLDRLEDKMPLEDEAVPSQVLSEQNEEAGAPLSPLSEMPPWMGEVNPAQREGGVLGRGPWESSDRSALLKSKLRALLTAPRSLRRSSCFGGRMDRIGAQSGLGCNSFRYRR, from the exons ATGGGCTCCTCCGCCATCACCGTGAGCTTCCTCCTCTTTCTGGCATTTCAGCTCCCAGGGCAAACAGGAGCAAATCCCGTGTATGGCTCTGTGTCCAATGCAGACCTGATGGATTTCAAG AATTTGCTGGACCGTTTGGAGGACAAGATGCCTTTAGAAGATGAGGCTGTGCCCTCACAAGTACTAAGTGAGCAGAATGAAGAAGCTGGGGCCCCTCTCAGCCCCCTTTCAGAGATGCCTCCCTGGATGGGGGAGGTCAACCCAGCCCAGAGAGAGGGGGGCGTCCTCGGGCGGGGCCCCTGGGAATCCTCCGATAGATCTGCCCTCCTGAAGAGCAAGCTGAGGGCACTGCTCACTGCCCCTCGGAGCCTGCGGAGGTCCAGCTGCTTCGGGGGAAGGATGGACAGGATTGGAGCCCAGAGTGGATTGGGCTGCAACAGCTTCCGG TATCGAAGATAA